One Mycteria americana isolate JAX WOST 10 ecotype Jacksonville Zoo and Gardens chromosome 7, USCA_MyAme_1.0, whole genome shotgun sequence genomic window, CTCTCCTGCCTCTGTCTCTCCTGCCTATTTCATTTGCGATATCTATAGGCAGCGATGTCTCTATGTACATATTGCCACACAGGGTCGTTACTGTTTTGGGCTTGGCATCATCTGAATGTGACTTAAATGTTTCTAGGTCTAAACTGACCAGTGAAAAGCTTCACACTCTCAGGACCTAAAGCAGCATGCCCCCCTGGACCTGGAAATAAGGTCACAGACAGCAAGAGGCACTGTCCAGGATCAACATGCAGCCTGGACAAACTTCTCACAGTTAACAAAGTTGACAGTACAAGCAGAGGACAGTATTTCTGTGGCCAAAGAGAGCAAAATAAGCATGGTTTTAAAGTGGAAGTGGTGACACTTAAGCACCATGTGAAAGCAGCTCAAAATCTGTGCTTGTTCCAGCAGGATGTTAGCTCAGAAAATATGTGGGATTCACAACAgtctctgaagagcagaaatcTTTACACGGCAGCAAGGTATTCAGCCTGAGCCCAGTACAGAACGACAGTTCCTGGTTATAAACATTTgcattggagaaaaaaaaaaaaaggatgttatGGACTAATTTTTCAGAACTCACTCACTGCATATGATTGCTCTTTGTTCTGTTTGATGCTGTAATGCACTGAAGCTTATTTCCAGTGGTCACCATGgatttttatattcaaaataCAGGCTATATTCCTATATTCCACAGAATATTCCTATATTCTTACTTCATGTGCTATGGAAATCTGGGGGCAATATAATTCCACAATAAAAACTATGTAGAGCCATCTTGAAACTGACTGCTAATATTGTTCAGTACATTTGAAGTAGAATATATGCAAGGACCTTCTTCTACTTGTATCTCTCAAGGCAGtcacatgcaaaacaaaacaaaaaaaatcacacagtatCAAGGTTTATTTGTACACTTGATTaatcttctggttttcctctcaGTTTGCATCTTTTGGTGATTTATTACCTTTAAAAAATCCActataaatgtaaaatttaaattttgtatctagaaatattaaaacatcttagttaaaaaaaattccttccaagACACTTGTAGTGAGCTTTGTTGATGCTGCTTTTAAGAGTGATAGTAGAGTTGCATAAATCAATTAACACACTTCGAAGCTTTCTCAGTATAGTGAGGCTTCAGTGACGGAGATGTTTAAGAACAGCTTTGAAAGAACCAAGAGAGGACTTAAACTACTTGACTTCTAAGCCACAGCctagaggagaaagaaagagccaGCTGCTGTTTGTGCAAATCTGGCGTGTTCTGAGTTTTTTAAGCAGTAGGTAGCAGGAAACATACCAACATACTTACTTCACTATTCCTcctaaaaaatagtaaaaattagttagaaattattctttaatttcagcTGTTGCTATGGCTGTGTGCAAGCTGAAGTGCTGGGCATGCCGAGAAGCACACAAATGCATGTACTTTGCTAACTTGCCAAGCAAGCTGACATCCTTTCAGCAGTATGGTTGTAGCACAAACCAGTATCCAGAACTATCCTCTGGTCCTTCAAGTGTAATGTTCATTTTGGACTGGAGAGCCCATATTGTTAGCAGCTCTAACAGAACCTCTTCCTGCGTTCTGAATGTATATAGCACAAACCCAGCAACTGAGTGCAGCATCCAGCACTTGCACTGGAGTGCCACATCCCACATCAGGATGTGTGCACACCAACTCTGTTGTAGATGAACTCTCAATGTCATTTTTCACTCTCAGTTACCaaggcatttgtttcttttcagattgaGAgatactattttttatttaaaagataataCAAAGCAACTGTGAGCTGCAATTtaccataaggaaaaaaaaaaaaaaaagagtattgtaGAAGATTCATATCACAATGTTTAGAAATGTCAATTAATGTATCAAAATCGCAGATGGGACCAAAAAGCAGTCATCGGATTGAGTATAACACCAAAGCATGAAGTTAAGCAGGAAGGAGACCAGTAACAATAGGATTTGCACGGGCACTCCCTGTGCAAATCGGTGATCCCAGTAAAGCGAGGTCTGTGACAGAGCCAGGCACTCACACCGAGCAGGGGCCTGCACAGACGGGCATTTCAAATCAACGAGCGCACACATGATGCAGCTCACATTGCGAATGTGCGAATGGCAAAGCACCAGCATTCAGAGGTTGTCACTCAACAGAAATTAGTTTCAATTTTGTAGGCTAGACCTCCATTTAAGAAGACAGCAGCTTAGTACAACTCCTTCCCAGGACTGCACACTACTACAGAACAGCTTTTACTTGTATGCTGAAGTGATCCACCCCTCAGTTTCTTCACAGCTTTCCCACCTGGCCCTTTTTCCTGAACCCAGTTTTTTACTGAAGGTGTTCTTGGACAAGAAAATTTTGGCTTGACTCCAAGTAAATGCTTAATTATTTAGAAATCAAAGTATATCCAATAATTCTTTAACATTGATTTACAATCAAATAATAAACATTTgcacaaatgaaataattatactAACAGCCTGTAAAACCTACAGACTGAATTGAGAAATCAAAACTTCTCAGGTGAAATTATGACATTAAACGTATAATTTAAAAGTCAGCAAGAtatcaaattattatttctccCTGTAACAagtcatctctttttttctcctagttaCAAGTGCTGTTTTGATGGCATGATGACAATGTGACTAAATCAGCAACTCTAAATACAACCTTAGGATAACAATACCTTCACCAAATAAACCTACTCAAGTTTCTCAAGCCATCCTGGTACAAAGCAGCCTTAGAGCAGACCACCCAAGTGTGCACACTACCAAAGTTCCACAACTGCTTGTAAGAGAGATGGCACAGTTTTGAATGTCCAAGCTGGGATTACCTtgcaactgtgatttttttgtgtgtgtgttagaaTTGGTCCAAGCACAAGCCTCAATACTGAAGCGCTAGACATCAGAGCCTTTCATACTTGTAACCGTGGGGACAAACTTCCAAAAGGCCAGAAGTTTTTGCCTTCCTTAAAGAATAGGGATCTAAGCAATACACTTAAGAActtgtgtatttaaaaatgtagaaaggCACAGCAGAGTTGGTCATGTTTGTTGCATCCACAAAAATAGAAgtttatttgcatatgcaaatactTACAGGATATTTCATTATTATGAATGAAAACTGTATGCTCACAATTTAATAACAAGTTCACTTGCCATTTAAAACTGCAGTCTTAATAACTGCAACTGACAGTTTTACTCCCCAAATGTTAAAGAACTTGaggcttctttctgttctttatgCAACTGTTTTGCCCTGTTTTTCAAATCCTCTGCCTTAGCATCATTCTTCTCAATGCCATCTCCCAGTTTGTACATTCGACTGGCGTTGGCACAAGCCCATATGTGTCCCAGCTCACACCCTTTCAGCGAGTACTTCAAAGCATGGTTCATGTCCTTAGGGACCCCAGGTGCTCCTTGGAGGTATATTACACTGAGGTTGAAGCAGCTAGGAGCAAAATTGCCATCACAGGCTTTTGTGTAATAGTCTCTAGCGACAACAGGATCCGGTTTATCATCGTTTACTCTCCCATCATGGGCCAACAGCCCAGCGTTATGACACGCATTTACTGACTTCTTCCCACCTTTCTCACATGACTTCATAAAAGAGTTGTAGGCAGCTTTCAAATCTGGGTCGAGTCCACCTGTCAGCCAAGAAACCAAAAGATTACTGGAAGGACATGCTAAAACAGATGGGAgctctctgctttgcagcatgCTTCCCAGAGCTCTTTTGGAAATAAAGCATCCCTCACTTCACATGCTACAGACAAAATTTAGGACTTGAGAGACATTATCATTGTCTCAGTTACAAAGGTTTTGCTAATGTCTTCAAGTTAGGAAGCCCTCCTCCACTCCCCAGTAATGACACCACCTTACGTagacaaaaaaaagccccaaaacacaaAATGCTCTTTCCACTAGTACATCTATGGACTTCTTAATAGCTTACACTAGGCAAAGTATTATTTTGCCAGTATACCTATAGGCACACTGAGATTGTTACTAGTTTTTAACTACAGTAAAAATATCATCTTCCTTCCTAGTATTTTGGAAGGAAGTATTATGTCATTCAGAAGAAGACTCACTAGTTTAACTGTTTCCAATTACTGTACTAGCAGATACATGTTGGGCAGACTTGGGGCCTACTTATGTGTCCATAAGCAGCGTTACAG contains:
- the COA7 gene encoding cytochrome c oxidase assembly factor 7, which translates into the protein MAGLINFEDEEEVRGYLENLHIEYSYQCFKEKDPDGCQRLADYLDAVKKDFVAAARVLRDNCEAHGHSESCYKLGAYQAIGKGGLDPDLKAAYNSFMKSCEKGGKKSVNACHNAGLLAHDGRVNDDKPDPVVARDYYTKACDGNFAPSCFNLSVIYLQGAPGVPKDMNHALKYSLKGCELGHIWACANASRMYKLGDGIEKNDAKAEDLKNRAKQLHKEQKEASSSLTFGE